The proteins below are encoded in one region of Syntrophotalea carbinolica DSM 2380:
- a CDS encoding MgtC/SapB family protein, with protein sequence MDIQIWQQFGIALGLGLLVGLQREWAEPEAAGIRTFALITVLGTACAHLAARFGGWILAGGFIALGGLMVVANLGRERSKGAHPGPTTEVAALVMFAVGALLQDGMIAESAAIGGGVALLLHWKKPLHHFVERIGGTDIRAVFRMVLIALVVLPLLPDSSFGPYEVLNPFRIWLMVVLIVGISIASYLMSRYVGARAGSVVSGVLGGLISSTATTVSYARRSKTAPETSALAALVIMIASTIVFVRVAFEVAVVAPDIFWQVFPQFALMGLWMAFIAAGAYTFSRQKQEAGPEPKDPSNLVAAVVFGGLYALVLLAVAAAKEHLGDGGLYLVAALSGLTDMDAITLSTAQMITAQRLTIDTGWRMMMIGALSNIFFKGLVVAMLGHARMLGRIVVLFGCSLIGGGLLLWLW encoded by the coding sequence ATGGATATTCAGATCTGGCAACAATTCGGTATAGCGCTCGGTCTGGGGTTGCTGGTCGGATTGCAACGTGAATGGGCCGAGCCGGAAGCTGCAGGCATCAGGACCTTTGCGTTGATCACGGTGCTGGGTACCGCGTGTGCCCACCTGGCGGCACGGTTCGGCGGCTGGATTCTGGCTGGAGGGTTCATTGCTCTTGGGGGGCTGATGGTGGTCGCCAACCTGGGTCGGGAACGATCGAAGGGAGCCCACCCGGGACCGACCACGGAGGTGGCCGCTCTGGTTATGTTTGCGGTTGGAGCCTTGTTGCAGGACGGCATGATTGCCGAATCCGCTGCTATCGGCGGTGGAGTGGCCCTGCTTCTTCACTGGAAAAAGCCTTTGCATCATTTCGTCGAGCGCATCGGCGGCACCGATATAAGGGCCGTGTTTCGCATGGTACTCATCGCCCTGGTGGTGTTGCCGTTGTTGCCGGACAGCTCCTTCGGGCCTTACGAGGTTCTGAATCCTTTCCGCATCTGGTTGATGGTGGTGCTGATTGTGGGGATTAGTATCGCCAGTTATCTGATGTCCAGGTATGTCGGAGCCCGGGCCGGTTCGGTGGTCAGCGGGGTTCTTGGCGGGCTTATTTCGAGCACGGCCACGACGGTCAGCTATGCCCGTCGATCCAAAACCGCTCCCGAGACCTCGGCCCTGGCTGCCCTTGTCATCATGATCGCCTCGACCATTGTTTTTGTCCGGGTGGCTTTCGAGGTGGCGGTTGTTGCCCCCGATATTTTCTGGCAGGTGTTTCCCCAGTTTGCTCTGATGGGGCTTTGGATGGCTTTTATTGCCGCAGGGGCATACACTTTTTCGCGACAGAAACAGGAAGCCGGTCCCGAACCGAAAGATCCTTCGAATCTGGTCGCTGCGGTTGTATTCGGTGGTTTATATGCGCTGGTATTGCTGGCCGTGGCGGCAGCCAAAGAACATCTTGGGGATGGCGGTCTGTATCTGGTGGCGGCACTTTCCGGATTGACGGATATGGATGCCATCACCCTCTCCACTGCCCAGATGATTACCGCGCAACGACTGACCATCGATACCGGTTGGCGTATGATGATGATCGGCGCGCTGTCCAATATTTTTTTCAAGGGCTTAGTCGTCGCGATGCTGGGGCATGCGCGCATGCTGGGCCGCATCGTTGTTCTGTTCGGATGTTCGTTGATCGGCGGAGGTCTGCTGCTTTGGCTCTGGTGA
- a CDS encoding glutamate synthase subunit beta produces MQNFIENQRRDPEKKNVKLRLRSFDEIYHYYDLAQVAPQAERCIQCGDPFCATIGCPLGNHIPQWLAAIAAKDLEQAFLLSNESSPFPEILGRICPHNVLCECACTLNDGYGAIAIGPIEASITDLGFASGLELPFPGVIHPKKVAVIGSGPAGISSAHFLLRAGIGVDMYERADEPGGLLALGIPNFKLDKGIVRHRFEILDKAGLQLHLNCEVGRDIDFDQLLESHDAVFLGVGATGGRLPHLAHERHGNVFRAMEFLTAIQHDLEGEPLHPRFNVRDKQVVVIGGGDTAMDCLRTSVREGAESVTCLYRRDPSNMPGSHKEYHNAQEEGVTFLFHRAPTKIIVDEGDGHLTGVEVLKTQLAGLGADGRHRVANVPDSEHCIPAEVLILALGFDVEEFAFLQQVGVETDGRRRLVTETRSGRTSHPKIYAGGDCARGSHLAVTAAADGRRAALAIITQLLDDA; encoded by the coding sequence ATGCAGAATTTTATCGAAAACCAACGCCGGGATCCGGAAAAGAAGAACGTCAAACTGCGCCTGCGCAGCTTCGACGAGATCTACCACTACTACGACCTGGCCCAGGTGGCGCCGCAGGCGGAGCGCTGCATCCAGTGCGGTGATCCGTTCTGTGCCACTATCGGCTGTCCGCTGGGCAACCACATCCCCCAGTGGCTGGCGGCCATTGCCGCGAAGGATCTGGAGCAGGCTTTTTTGCTGTCCAACGAGAGTTCGCCCTTTCCGGAGATCCTGGGCCGCATCTGTCCGCACAATGTGCTGTGCGAGTGCGCCTGCACCCTCAACGACGGCTACGGTGCCATCGCCATCGGTCCCATCGAGGCTTCGATCACCGACCTTGGCTTCGCCAGCGGGCTGGAGTTGCCGTTTCCCGGCGTCATCCACCCGAAGAAGGTGGCGGTGATCGGCTCGGGTCCTGCCGGTATCTCCAGTGCCCACTTCCTGCTGCGGGCCGGGATCGGCGTCGACATGTACGAACGTGCCGATGAGCCGGGGGGGCTGCTGGCCCTGGGCATCCCCAACTTCAAGCTCGACAAGGGCATCGTACGCCATCGCTTCGAGATCCTGGATAAGGCCGGACTTCAGCTCCATCTCAATTGTGAGGTGGGGCGCGACATTGACTTCGATCAGCTGCTGGAGAGCCACGATGCGGTGTTTCTCGGTGTCGGTGCCACCGGCGGCCGGTTGCCGCACCTGGCGCACGAGCGGCACGGCAACGTGTTCCGGGCCATGGAGTTTCTTACCGCCATTCAGCATGATCTGGAGGGGGAGCCGCTTCACCCGCGGTTCAATGTGCGAGATAAGCAGGTGGTGGTGATCGGGGGTGGTGACACAGCCATGGACTGCTTGCGGACCTCGGTGAGGGAAGGGGCCGAGAGTGTGACCTGTCTCTACCGGCGCGATCCTTCCAATATGCCGGGCAGCCACAAGGAGTACCATAACGCTCAGGAGGAAGGGGTGACCTTTCTCTTTCACCGCGCGCCGACGAAGATTATTGTCGACGAGGGTGACGGACATCTGACCGGGGTCGAGGTTTTGAAAACCCAGCTCGCCGGTCTCGGTGCCGATGGCCGCCATCGGGTGGCGAATGTCCCCGACAGCGAGCACTGCATTCCGGCCGAGGTGCTGATTCTGGCTCTCGGTTTCGATGTCGAGGAATTTGCCTTTTTGCAGCAGGTCGGGGTGGAGACCGACGGTCGCCGGCGGCTGGTTACCGAAACCCGCAGCGGGCGCACCTCGCATCCGAAAATCTATGCCGGCGGCGATTGCGCGCGCGGCTCGCACCTGGCAGTGACCGCGGCCGCCGATGGCCGGCGTGCGGCCCTGGCGATTATCACACAGCTGCTGGATGATGCCTGA
- the gltB gene encoding glutamate synthase large subunit — MDFGERYYDGCGFGLLAQIKNQPSHALVEDAVRALARLMHRGAIAADGKTGDGSGLLCSMPRDFMRRVAAEGGVALPEQYAVAMLFLDDEERQLGVFREVCEKNDLRVLHVREVPLETSVLGERALKLLPKIRQAFVVPAALIATRRFEALLYLTRKEVEHQLASDADFYIPSLSSKTVVYKGLVMPTHIRTLYPDLSQEDFRCSFVLFHQRFSTNTLPLWKLAQPMRTLAHNGEINSLQANRFHARHKFNNASSPVFSDEELARLFPLLEEGGSDSASLDNMLEFLLANGIDFFKATRALIPPPRHNVAHMDAHLRSFYEYISTAYEPWDGPAAISLTDGRYVGCILDRNGLRPAKYLITTDDRLLVTSEYGVLDIPPEQIRERGRLQSGEMIAADLQQGQFFTTRDIDRYLMDSQPYSDWLTAHTCYLQEFIEQQFDDLSGYEVAGLTTGQRYFNVTHEIQEIFIRPMLEAGKEPTGSMGDDTPMAAFSKQPRSFCDFFRQRFAQVTNPPIDPYREKAVMSTTVGFGELGNPLLETPERAHRLKSISPILSREIFDVLMSFGDPDHPRYDPSYRVATFATGFDKDLRVSLQDLGERVVRAVLDDGVRTIVLDDRAFDAQTKIIPMALAVGYLNQRLLQARLRHLVSIVAVTGEVVEPHAACVLLGYGAMAIYPWLLYGSGLELCRCRECSRRETRQGLRNLYQALTMGVLKIMSKMGISSVASYCNAALFDIIGLSEEIGAECFPGTAIHLPGLGYAQIEERIAKRHGQVFKHAHLTPIYPLEIGSLYRHNPGGEYHDFASQTILALHRFAHSLERIDYLNFRQRIERREGCYVRDFFTFASANTPIPLEEVEPVEAITRRFDSAAMSLGSISPECHMALAEALHTLGGCSNSGEGGEDPARYRTNRNSKIKQIASGRFGVTPAYLRSAKEIQIKVAQGAKPGEGGQLPGTKVSPLIASLRYTVPGVTLISPPPHHDIYSIEDLAQLIFDLRQVNPKARISVKLVSSDGVGTIACGVAKAYADRVIVSGCDGGTGAAPQTSIKFAGNPWELGLSEAHNSLKASGLRELVELQTDGGLKIGADVVKAAMLGAEFFGFGTALLVMLGCKMLRVCHLNACSVGVATQRDVLREHFVGTVDKVVAYLRNVAEDVREILASLGMRSLDEVIGRSDLLAVIDHPKAADFDFSRVLYRMDGPDRKRLPNLPFDANAFEKEVFKEVLPAIRDPRREVLVERRIQNVNRSFGALISGEVAHYYGNEGLPRNALTFRLKGVAGQSLGAFLVTGLNIFLEGVANDYVGKGMHGGRIIVIPSIYQEGASAVGNTCLYGATGGKLFVAGTAGERFAVRNSGALAVVEGTGDHACEYMTGGTVVILGETGINFGAGMTGGAAFVYDRCKSFMDKLNRELVEARRINVDEDSEGKIYLRKILLSYLNRTASPKAARICDNFHEELAYFWMVTPKDMKAPLNPKEGD, encoded by the coding sequence ATGGATTTTGGCGAGCGGTATTACGACGGTTGTGGTTTCGGTCTGTTGGCCCAGATAAAAAACCAGCCGAGCCACGCCCTGGTGGAGGACGCTGTGCGGGCCCTGGCGAGGCTGATGCACCGCGGCGCTATCGCCGCTGATGGCAAGACCGGCGACGGCAGCGGGTTGCTCTGCTCGATGCCGCGTGATTTCATGCGGCGGGTTGCGGCGGAAGGCGGGGTGGCGCTGCCCGAGCAGTACGCGGTGGCAATGCTGTTTCTCGACGATGAGGAGCGCCAGCTCGGCGTCTTTCGAGAAGTCTGCGAGAAGAACGATCTGCGCGTGCTGCATGTGCGCGAGGTGCCGCTGGAGACCTCGGTGCTGGGCGAGAGGGCTCTCAAGCTGTTGCCAAAGATCCGCCAGGCTTTCGTGGTGCCTGCCGCGCTGATCGCCACGCGGCGTTTCGAAGCGCTGCTCTATCTGACTCGCAAGGAGGTGGAGCACCAGCTGGCAAGCGATGCGGATTTTTACATCCCATCATTATCCAGCAAGACTGTGGTTTACAAGGGGTTGGTAATGCCGACCCATATCCGCACCCTCTACCCGGACCTGTCCCAGGAGGATTTTCGCTGCTCCTTCGTCCTGTTTCATCAGCGCTTTTCCACCAACACCCTGCCGCTGTGGAAACTGGCCCAGCCCATGCGCACCCTGGCTCATAACGGCGAGATCAACTCCCTGCAGGCCAACCGTTTTCACGCCCGGCATAAGTTCAACAACGCCAGCAGCCCGGTCTTTTCCGACGAGGAACTGGCGCGGCTGTTTCCGCTGCTGGAGGAGGGCGGCAGCGACAGCGCCAGTCTCGACAACATGCTCGAGTTCCTGCTGGCCAACGGCATCGATTTCTTCAAGGCGACGCGGGCGCTGATTCCGCCGCCGCGGCACAACGTCGCTCACATGGACGCCCATCTGCGTTCCTTCTACGAGTACATCTCCACCGCCTATGAGCCATGGGACGGCCCGGCGGCGATCAGCCTCACCGACGGTCGTTACGTTGGGTGTATTCTCGACCGCAACGGCCTGCGCCCGGCCAAGTACCTGATCACCACCGACGATCGGCTGCTGGTGACCAGCGAATACGGGGTGCTCGATATTCCGCCGGAGCAGATTCGCGAGCGCGGCCGACTGCAGAGCGGCGAGATGATCGCCGCCGATCTGCAACAGGGCCAGTTTTTCACCACCCGCGACATCGACCGCTACCTGATGGATTCCCAGCCTTACAGCGACTGGTTGACCGCCCACACCTGCTATCTGCAGGAGTTCATCGAGCAGCAGTTCGACGACCTGTCCGGCTACGAGGTCGCCGGCCTGACGACCGGTCAGCGTTATTTCAACGTCACCCACGAGATCCAGGAGATCTTCATCCGGCCGATGCTGGAAGCGGGCAAGGAACCCACTGGCTCCATGGGCGACGATACCCCGATGGCGGCTTTTTCCAAACAGCCGCGCAGTTTCTGTGATTTCTTCCGCCAGCGTTTCGCCCAGGTGACCAATCCGCCCATCGATCCCTACCGGGAAAAAGCGGTGATGTCCACCACCGTCGGCTTCGGCGAATTGGGGAATCCGCTGTTAGAGACGCCGGAGCGGGCCCACCGTCTGAAGAGCATATCTCCGATCCTCTCCCGCGAAATCTTCGATGTGCTGATGTCCTTCGGCGATCCCGACCATCCGCGCTACGACCCGAGCTACAGGGTCGCAACCTTTGCTACCGGCTTTGACAAGGATCTGCGCGTCAGTCTGCAGGATCTCGGTGAGCGGGTGGTACGGGCGGTGCTTGATGACGGGGTGCGGACCATTGTTCTTGACGACCGGGCGTTTGATGCACAGACCAAAATCATTCCCATGGCCCTGGCGGTCGGCTACCTTAACCAGCGCCTGCTGCAGGCCAGATTGCGACATCTGGTAAGCATCGTTGCCGTAACCGGCGAGGTGGTCGAGCCCCACGCCGCCTGTGTGCTGCTCGGCTATGGGGCGATGGCGATCTACCCCTGGCTGCTCTACGGCAGCGGTCTTGAACTGTGCCGGTGCCGCGAGTGTAGTCGGCGGGAGACCCGTCAGGGCCTGCGCAACCTTTACCAGGCGCTGACCATGGGTGTTCTCAAGATCATGTCGAAAATGGGCATCAGCAGCGTGGCCAGCTATTGCAACGCCGCCCTGTTCGACATCATCGGCCTTTCCGAAGAGATCGGCGCGGAGTGCTTTCCCGGCACCGCCATTCACTTGCCGGGTCTCGGGTACGCGCAGATCGAAGAGCGCATCGCCAAACGTCACGGGCAGGTATTCAAACACGCTCACCTGACGCCGATCTACCCGCTGGAGATCGGCAGCCTCTATCGCCACAATCCCGGCGGCGAATACCACGATTTCGCTTCGCAGACAATTCTAGCTTTGCACCGTTTCGCCCATTCTCTTGAGCGCATCGACTATCTGAATTTCCGGCAGCGGATAGAACGCCGTGAGGGTTGCTACGTGCGCGATTTCTTCACTTTCGCCAGTGCGAATACGCCGATTCCCCTCGAAGAGGTGGAGCCGGTGGAGGCGATCACCCGGCGCTTCGACTCGGCGGCCATGTCCCTCGGCTCCATCTCCCCGGAATGCCACATGGCCCTGGCCGAGGCGTTGCACACCCTCGGTGGCTGCTCCAACAGTGGTGAGGGGGGCGAGGATCCGGCCCGCTATCGGACCAATCGTAACAGCAAGATCAAGCAGATTGCCTCGGGTCGCTTCGGTGTCACCCCGGCCTATCTGCGCAGTGCCAAGGAAATTCAGATCAAGGTCGCCCAGGGCGCCAAGCCCGGCGAGGGCGGCCAGCTGCCCGGCACCAAGGTCAGTCCGTTGATCGCCTCCCTGCGCTATACGGTGCCGGGGGTAACCCTGATCTCGCCGCCGCCCCACCACGATATCTACTCCATCGAGGATCTGGCCCAGCTGATCTTCGACCTGCGGCAGGTCAACCCTAAGGCGCGCATCTCGGTCAAGCTGGTCTCCAGCGACGGGGTCGGTACCATTGCCTGCGGAGTGGCCAAGGCCTATGCCGACCGGGTCATCGTTTCCGGCTGCGACGGGGGCACAGGCGCCGCGCCGCAGACCTCCATCAAGTTCGCCGGCAACCCCTGGGAACTGGGCCTGAGCGAAGCTCACAACAGCCTCAAGGCCAGCGGCCTGCGGGAGTTGGTGGAGTTGCAGACCGACGGCGGTCTCAAAATCGGTGCCGACGTGGTCAAGGCGGCCATGCTGGGCGCCGAGTTCTTCGGCTTCGGCACCGCTTTGCTGGTGATGCTCGGCTGCAAGATGCTGCGGGTTTGCCATCTCAACGCCTGCTCGGTAGGGGTTGCCACCCAGCGCGATGTGCTGCGCGAGCACTTCGTCGGCACCGTCGACAAAGTGGTGGCTTACCTGCGCAACGTCGCAGAGGATGTGCGGGAGATCCTGGCCTCGTTGGGGATGCGCAGCCTCGATGAGGTGATCGGTCGCAGCGATCTGCTGGCGGTGATCGACCATCCGAAGGCGGCCGACTTCGATTTCTCGCGGGTCCTGTATCGCATGGATGGCCCTGACCGCAAACGCCTGCCGAATTTACCCTTCGATGCAAACGCTTTTGAAAAGGAGGTGTTCAAAGAGGTGCTGCCGGCGATCCGCGATCCACGCCGAGAGGTGTTGGTGGAACGGCGTATTCAGAATGTCAACCGCAGCTTCGGCGCCCTGATCAGCGGCGAAGTGGCCCACTACTACGGCAACGAGGGACTGCCGCGCAACGCCCTGACCTTTCGTCTGAAAGGGGTGGCCGGCCAGTCGCTGGGCGCCTTCCTGGTCACAGGCCTGAATATCTTCCTCGAGGGGGTGGCCAACGACTACGTCGGTAAGGGGATGCATGGCGGACGGATCATCGTCATCCCGTCCATCTACCAGGAGGGTGCATCGGCGGTGGGCAATACCTGCCTGTACGGCGCCACCGGCGGCAAGCTGTTCGTCGCAGGTACCGCCGGAGAGCGCTTCGCGGTGCGCAATTCGGGAGCGCTGGCGGTGGTCGAGGGCACCGGTGACCATGCCTGCGAATACATGACCGGCGGCACGGTGGTGATCCTCGGCGAGACCGGGATCAACTTCGGCGCCGGTATGACCGGAGGGGCGGCCTTCGTCTACGACCGCTGCAAGAGCTTTATGGACAAGCTCAATCGAGAGCTGGTCGAGGCGCGCCGCATCAATGTCGACGAGGATAGCGAGGGCAAGATCTACCTGCGCAAGATTCTGCTGTCCTACCTCAATCGCACCGCCAGTCCCAAGGCCGCTCGTATTTGCGATAATTTCCACGAGGAGCTGGCTTATTTCTGGATGGTCACTCCCAAGGACATGAAGGCGCCGCTGAACCCTAAGGAAGGGGATTAA
- a CDS encoding DUF429 domain-containing protein yields MKIIGMDLSGPSNTDETVCVVFEEQGALLRLVDFIDGATDRDIVAMLAAVEHCEPVVIGLDAPLSYNPGGGDRPSDKDLRQAIIKAGLHSGSVMTPTMTRMAYLTLRGMGIARLVAAVGSTMFRVVEVHPGGAMVLGGADIEAVKAMKTDGVARQSLLAWLAGEGLQGVARDHATDHYVAACACALAAWKWSRGRSVWYWPACAPYHPYDFAC; encoded by the coding sequence ATGAAAATCATCGGTATGGATCTGTCGGGGCCGAGTAACACCGACGAAACGGTTTGCGTGGTATTTGAGGAGCAGGGAGCGCTACTGCGTCTGGTCGACTTCATCGACGGGGCAACGGATCGGGATATTGTGGCTATGCTGGCCGCTGTGGAGCATTGCGAACCCGTGGTCATCGGGTTGGATGCACCCTTGTCCTACAACCCAGGAGGCGGAGACCGACCCTCGGACAAAGATCTGCGCCAGGCGATTATAAAGGCGGGATTGCATTCCGGCAGCGTCATGACGCCGACCATGACCAGAATGGCGTATCTGACGCTGAGAGGTATGGGCATTGCCCGGTTGGTGGCAGCGGTTGGAAGTACCATGTTCAGAGTGGTGGAGGTACATCCGGGTGGCGCCATGGTTCTTGGCGGTGCGGATATTGAGGCTGTAAAGGCTATGAAAACCGATGGTGTCGCTCGCCAAAGTCTGCTGGCGTGGTTGGCCGGGGAGGGGTTGCAGGGAGTGGCTCGGGATCATGCTACCGATCACTATGTCGCTGCCTGTGCCTGTGCTCTTGCTGCCTGGAAATGGTCACGGGGGCGCTCGGTGTGGTATTGGCCGGCTTGTGCTCCCTACCATCCTTACGATTTTGCCTGTTAG
- a CDS encoding retropepsin-like aspartic protease: MPQTLSDTSTKPLLFCHLVPGRRLPSLLFAIILFIPLTGHAEMIRYLDEHGTPVFVDDRDLSPAERQEYQRKTRAAEQARSRTGITPIEVHDNMVLVPVEISDGSTRVTVRLLLDTGASQTVFHRRTMEYLHTKRLARGWSRLASGELIATDKVRLNYLKVGPHTMQKPTVYVIEVQDSEAPFDGLLGMDFLRDHHYRIDYREQVIYWQNMK, translated from the coding sequence ATGCCTCAAACCTTATCGGATACATCGACGAAGCCTCTGCTCTTTTGCCACCTGGTTCCGGGGCGACGCCTTCCGTCCCTGCTCTTTGCCATCATCCTGTTTATCCCCCTTACGGGACATGCAGAAATGATTCGATATCTCGACGAACACGGCACCCCGGTATTCGTCGACGATAGAGATCTCTCCCCGGCAGAACGTCAGGAATACCAACGAAAAACACGCGCCGCCGAGCAAGCCCGGAGCCGCACCGGAATCACCCCGATTGAGGTACATGACAACATGGTGCTGGTACCGGTGGAGATCAGTGACGGCTCAACCCGGGTCACCGTCCGACTGTTGCTCGACACCGGTGCTTCGCAAACGGTTTTCCATCGCCGCACCATGGAATACCTGCACACCAAACGCCTGGCCAGAGGCTGGTCGCGCCTGGCCAGCGGTGAATTGATCGCTACCGACAAGGTTCGTCTGAATTACCTTAAAGTCGGCCCTCATACCATGCAAAAACCTACGGTGTACGTCATCGAAGTACAGGATTCCGAAGCCCCCTTCGATGGCCTGCTCGGCATGGATTTTCTCAGAGATCATCATTACCGCATCGATTATCGAGAACAGGTAATTTACTGGCAAAACATGAAATGA
- a CDS encoding dihydrolipoyl dehydrogenase, with amino-acid sequence MNKKVDVIVIGAGSAGLAAVRQIEKTTDNYLLIDQGPLGTTCARVGCMPSKAFIKVARDFHGATRLAQAGLTGTAPADCDIPAVLEHVRRLRNRFASGMVEVTRKLAGDRLIKGAARLLGPNRVLVNDEEITCSSIILATGSRPTIPEAWRGFSDRILTADTFFEQQDLPRRIAVVGLGIIGLELGQALARLGIEVTGFGRNPHICGIRDPEINRVALETLGRQFPLHVGDEAEMTPAGKTLRIRNGFHEVEVDAVIAALGVTPNMDNLGLENLGVPLDARGLPPYHPYTTQIGDLPVYVAGDANGCLPILHEAQDEGFIAGRNATGTQIQKYRRRAGLKIVFTDPQVAAVGQTLNKLEDADIIVARADFSEQSRAIAEGRNAGLMHLYVNKADARILGGEMIVPDAEHLAQLLALAIHREMTVHDMLTMPFYHPTVEEGLRTALRDAARQLHHMHSKEELTLCESCPELPLC; translated from the coding sequence ATGAATAAAAAAGTCGACGTCATAGTTATCGGGGCGGGCAGCGCCGGGCTAGCCGCCGTGCGGCAAATAGAAAAAACCACCGACAATTATCTGCTCATCGACCAGGGTCCGCTGGGCACCACCTGCGCCAGGGTGGGATGCATGCCGTCCAAAGCCTTTATCAAGGTGGCCAGGGACTTCCATGGAGCAACCCGCCTGGCTCAGGCCGGGCTGACAGGCACCGCCCCTGCCGACTGCGATATTCCCGCCGTGCTCGAACATGTGCGCCGGTTGCGCAATCGTTTCGCTTCCGGCATGGTGGAGGTTACCCGCAAACTTGCCGGAGACCGTTTGATCAAGGGGGCTGCACGCCTGCTCGGACCGAACCGCGTGTTGGTCAACGACGAAGAAATCACATGCTCCAGCATCATTCTGGCAACAGGGTCACGCCCCACCATACCGGAGGCCTGGCGGGGATTTTCCGATCGGATTCTGACCGCCGACACCTTTTTCGAGCAACAGGACCTGCCGCGCCGTATCGCGGTGGTCGGCCTCGGCATTATCGGTCTGGAACTCGGTCAGGCCCTGGCCAGACTGGGCATCGAAGTCACGGGATTCGGCCGCAATCCGCATATCTGCGGCATCCGCGATCCGGAAATCAATCGCGTCGCCCTGGAGACATTGGGCCGGCAATTCCCTCTTCATGTCGGCGATGAAGCGGAAATGACGCCCGCGGGAAAAACCCTCCGCATCCGTAACGGCTTTCACGAAGTCGAAGTCGATGCCGTCATCGCCGCCCTCGGCGTAACCCCCAACATGGATAACCTCGGACTGGAAAATCTCGGCGTCCCGTTAGACGCACGCGGCCTGCCGCCCTACCATCCCTACACCACGCAGATTGGTGATCTGCCGGTCTATGTTGCGGGCGACGCCAACGGCTGCCTGCCGATCCTGCATGAAGCGCAGGACGAGGGATTCATCGCCGGACGCAACGCAACGGGAACCCAGATACAGAAATACCGCCGCCGCGCCGGTCTCAAAATCGTTTTCACAGATCCGCAGGTCGCTGCTGTCGGCCAGACCCTGAATAAACTTGAAGACGCCGACATCATTGTCGCCCGCGCCGATTTTTCAGAGCAATCCCGCGCCATCGCCGAAGGCCGCAACGCCGGTCTCATGCACCTGTACGTGAATAAGGCCGATGCCCGTATCCTCGGCGGTGAAATGATCGTCCCCGACGCCGAGCATCTCGCCCAACTGTTGGCCCTCGCCATCCACCGGGAGATGACGGTGCACGACATGCTGACCATGCCTTTTTATCACCCCACCGTCGAGGAAGGATTACGCACGGCATTGCGCGACGCCGCCCGGCAATTGCACCATATGCATAGCAAAGAAGAACTGACACTCTGCGAAAGTTGCCCCGAACTGCCGCTTTGCTGA